In Musa acuminata AAA Group cultivar baxijiao chromosome BXJ3-9, Cavendish_Baxijiao_AAA, whole genome shotgun sequence, a single genomic region encodes these proteins:
- the LOC135648577 gene encoding probable trehalose-phosphate phosphatase 6, with translation MTNNAMVPELMRHPSALIEFEQIMSATDGKQIVIFLDYDGTLSPIVDDPDSAFMSDAMRAAVKEVARCFPTAIVSGRCRSKVYDFVRLTGLCYAGSHGMDIKVPKGYTKKKRPVLFQPASEFLPMINEVHRALLEETKSIPGAKVENNKFCVSVHYRCVDEKRWSGLLEQVLSVINEYPKLRMTRGRMVWEIRPTIKWDKGKALEFLLESFGFADCKTAVPLYIGDDCTDEDAFKVLRDRGQGFGILVSKNPKETNASYSLGEPSEVMEFLLRLVEWKNLSSKARPKA, from the exons ATGACGAACAATGCGATGGTTCCGGAGCTT ATGCGGCACCCCTCTGCTTTGATCGAGTTCGAACAGATCATGAGTGCCACCGACGGAAAGCAGATCGTGATCTTCTTGGACTACGACGGGACCCTCTCCCCTATTGTCGATGATCCCGACTCCGCTTTCATGTCCGACGCA ATGAGAGCTGCAGTGAAGGAAGTGGCGAGGTGCTTCCCCACGGCGATCGTGAGCGGGCGATGCCGAAGCAAG GTGTACGATTTCGTGAGACTAACCGGACTATGCTACGCTGGAAGCCATGGCATGGACATCAAGGTTCCCAAGGGATACACCAAGAAG AAACGACCTGTTCTCTTCCAACCAGCTAGCGAGTTCCTCCCCATGATAAATGAG GTTCATAGAGCGCTGCTGGAGGAGACCAAGTCCATCCCTGGCGCCAAGGTGGAGAACAACAAGTTCTGCGTCTCCGTCCATTACAGATGTGTGGATGAAAAG CGCTGGAGTGGGTTGCTAGAGCAGGTGTTGTCAGTGATAAACGAATACCCCAAATTGCGGATGACCCGAGGGAGAATG GTGTGGGAGATCCGCCCTACTATCAAATGGGATAAGGGGAAGGCCTTGGAGTTCCTGTTAGAGTCATTCG GCTTTGCTGACTGCAAGACGGCAGTGCCCCTTTATATCGGAGATGATTGCACCGACGAAGATGCGTTCAAG GTTTTACGGGACAGAGGACAAGGGTTTGGAATACTTGTTTCGAAGAATCCTAAAGAGACAAACGCCTCTTATTCCCTTGGAGAGCCTTCTGAG GTGATGGAGTTCTTACTTCGCTTGGTGGAGTGGAAGAACCTCTCCTCGAAGGCTCGTCCAAAGGCGTAA
- the LOC103997822 gene encoding uncharacterized protein LOC103997822 translates to MASHEAMTKVMVGRTTEFRKGTDTELLALHSSSAELLLLCGERFDAVQAFRTGRLSLHMIRAKGNPVCMVSCTVGDHQWMLAKDSLVLRVDPRRYVFAMPGFCYGLALLGSGSDHECRTLEEILARFCAYRDIAAEEGADIWAHAYDEMTKLATIAAAAAAIDTTTGGARRPSTATGIASSESEKWKKIQRAVRTSAMVKLLSRSLLTGALDPRKHLDLTAGNNLPSMRVIGDLAEVIETGRRPPAVDGRNSFWYVNGEGIRLLLAILSACGAAERRKRPRLETLREESEWASEGNAGDEGGGVSSSGSRCLSKEVRLERENDDQ, encoded by the exons ATGGCTTCACACGAAGCCATGACGAAGGTCATGGTGGGGAGGACGACGGAGTTCCGAAAGGGCACCGACACCGAGCTGCTCGCCCTCCACAGCAGCTCCGCCGAGCTGCTGCTCCTTTGTGGGGAGCGGTTCGACGCCGTGCAGGCCTTCCGCACAGGGCGGCTCTCCTTGCACATGATCAGAGCGAAGGGGAACCCCGTTTGCATGGTGAGTTGCACGGTGGGGGATCACCAGTGGATGCTGGCCAAGGACTCGCTCGTCCTCCGTGTTGACCCTCGCAGGTATGTCTTCGCCATGCCCGGCTTCTGCTACGGACTTGCATTGCTGGGCTCTGGTTCGGACCATGAGTGCAGGACGCTGGAAGAGATCCTTGCGAGGTTTTGTGCTTACCGAGACATTGCAGCCGAGGAAG GAGCTGATATATGGGCTCATGCCTATGACGAGATGACGAAGCTCGccaccatcgccgccgccgccgccgccatcgaCACCACCACCGGCGGGGCCAGACGGCCATCAACTGCCACAGGCATCGCCTCTTCCGAATCAGAGAAATGGAAGAAGATCCAGCGGGCAGTGAGGACGTCGGCCATGGTCAAGCTGCTCTCCCGGTCCCTCCTCACCGGTGCGCTCGACCCCAGAAAGCACCTCGACCTGACCGCCGGCAATAACCTCCCGAGCATGCGGGTTATAGGAGACCTTGCGGAGGTGATCGAGACAGGGCGGCGACCACCCGCGGTGGACGGGCGGAACTCCTTTTGGTATGTGAATGGTGAGGGGATAAGGCTGCTGCTCGCGATCCTCTCGGCGTGCGGAGCCGCCGAGCGGAGGAAGCGACCACGCCTGGAGACTCTCAGAGAGGAGTCCGAGTGGGCGAGCGAAGGCAATGCAGGTGATGAGGGAGGTGGAGTCAGCAGCAGTGGTTCAAGGTGCCTTAGTAAAGAGGTGAGGTTAGAGAGAGAGAACGACGACCAATGA
- the LOC108953761 gene encoding uncharacterized protein LOC108953761 — translation MKGSLGGGRGVSTDLLVCFPSRAHLPLMPKTISGPSRHTESGRRPPTRHTGRGRASPLFKAKAKHLNSAELDEPASPKVTCAGQIKVRAKARPTPRRSGGGGCDRNWLEMFGLKKDAMHFLGALRGLRFGARCFGSFRAPADCTSEEEDEDEEEREDNRQLQEAVEEESNGRCEVESMAPPPNALLLTRCRSAPATRWSPRGGGGGDGEESSAKMIRAEEEGVVLPNYAHGFPKVSSEIAKESWVEVRMNLPVRSRSWKR, via the coding sequence atgAAAGGAAGcctgggaggaggaagaggagtctcAACAGACCTTTTGGTCTGCTTTCCATCAAGAGCTCATCTGCCGCTGATGCCAAAGACTATAAGTGGTCCATCCCGGCACACGGAATCCGGCAGGCGCCCTCCGACGAGGCACACCGGCCGTGGCCGGGCGAGCCCCCTCTTTAAGGCCAAGGCCAAGCATTTGAACTCGGCGGAGCTCGACGAGCCGGCCTCGCCCAAGGTCACCTGCGCCGGCCAGATCAAGGTAAGGGCCAAGGCGAGACCAACGCCCAgacgcagcggcggcggcggctgcgaCAGGAACTGGCTCGAAATGTTCGGTCTCAAGAAGGACGCCATGCACTTCCTTGGCGCCCTCCGAGGCCTCCGCTTTGGCGCCAGGTGCTTCGGTTCGTTCCGTGCCCCAGCGGACTGCACCAGCGAAGAGGAAGACGAAGATGAAGAGGAGAGGGAAGACAATCGCCAACTACAGGAGGCCGTAGAAGAGGAGAGCAACGGACGTTGCGAAGTGGAATCGATGGCGCCACCTCCAAATGCTCTTCTGCTCACGAGGTGTAGGTCAGCACCTGCAACGAGGTGGTCACCGAGAGGAGGCGGCGGTGGTGATGGAGAAGAGTCGTCGGCGAAGATGATTAGGGCGGAAGAGGAGGGGGTGGTTCTGCCGAACTATGCTCATGGTTTCCCTAAGGTGTCGTCGGAGATTGCAAAGGAGAGTTGGGTCGAGGTAAGGATGAATCTGCCGGTGAGGAGTCGAAGCTGGAAGAGATGA